In one Ignavibacteria bacterium genomic region, the following are encoded:
- a CDS encoding sigma-54-dependent Fis family transcriptional regulator, whose amino-acid sequence MKDEIIVIEDNDTVRLGIFESLSRENFLVHSFESGPPALKFFASSIIPFAIVDLKMEPLDGISILKKMKEINPKVEVLMISAFGTVETAVRAMQYGAADFLTKPFSSEELRERVKKIFEKIKSRERIEELLDQNYLLQSELDKGYDDIIGNSEKMKNIFQLIEKISAKDSTVLIQGESGTGKELAAHAIHKRSKRAEFPFIKVNCGALNENLLESELFGHEKGAFTGAIKLKKGRFELANKGSLFLDEIGDISQTMQVKLLRVLQDGEFERVGGEITIKTDVRIITATNQDLQKLISDGKFREDLYYRLSVIPIDLPPLRERKEDIPLLVNHFLQKFAGRIDEPAKTITSDGMKLLLNHSWGGNIRELENLIERLCVISHSPEIESELIARHISNGHKISNSFEKLPLDDAVSSFEKNMIIHAMKKADGIKNRAAKILGISTSVLYYKLEKYGLIK is encoded by the coding sequence ATGAAAGATGAAATAATTGTAATTGAAGATAATGACACAGTGCGGCTTGGTATTTTCGAGAGTCTTTCGCGGGAAAACTTTTTAGTTCATTCATTCGAAAGTGGTCCACCGGCATTAAAATTTTTTGCATCGAGTATCATTCCCTTTGCAATCGTTGATCTGAAGATGGAACCGCTGGATGGTATTTCAATACTCAAGAAGATGAAAGAAATAAATCCAAAAGTTGAAGTATTAATGATCTCCGCATTTGGAACGGTTGAAACTGCAGTCCGGGCCATGCAGTATGGAGCAGCAGATTTCCTCACAAAACCATTTTCATCTGAAGAATTGCGTGAAAGAGTGAAAAAAATCTTTGAAAAAATAAAAAGCCGAGAGCGAATTGAGGAACTGCTCGACCAGAATTATTTACTCCAATCAGAGCTCGATAAAGGTTACGATGACATTATTGGTAATTCGGAAAAGATGAAAAATATTTTTCAGTTGATTGAAAAAATCTCAGCAAAGGATAGCACAGTTTTAATTCAAGGTGAAAGCGGAACCGGGAAAGAACTCGCAGCACATGCAATTCACAAGAGAAGTAAGCGTGCTGAATTTCCTTTCATAAAAGTAAATTGCGGAGCCCTCAATGAAAATCTTCTTGAGAGTGAATTATTCGGGCATGAAAAAGGAGCTTTCACCGGAGCGATAAAATTAAAAAAAGGTCGGTTCGAATTAGCTAATAAAGGTTCGTTGTTTCTCGATGAGATTGGTGATATCTCCCAGACGATGCAGGTTAAATTGCTTAGAGTTCTGCAAGATGGTGAGTTTGAACGAGTAGGCGGCGAAATAACAATTAAAACTGATGTAAGAATTATTACTGCGACGAATCAGGATTTACAAAAATTAATAAGCGACGGTAAATTCCGTGAAGACCTTTATTACAGACTCAGTGTAATTCCGATTGATCTGCCTCCGCTTAGAGAAAGAAAAGAGGATATTCCCCTTCTTGTTAATCATTTTCTTCAAAAATTTGCGGGAAGAATAGACGAGCCGGCAAAAACAATCACAAGTGATGGAATGAAACTGCTGCTCAATCATTCATGGGGTGGGAACATACGAGAGTTGGAAAATTTAATTGAACGGCTTTGCGTGATTTCGCACTCACCTGAAATCGAATCAGAGCTGATCGCTCGGCATATAAGTAACGGACATAAAATCTCAAATTCATTCGAAAAACTTCCTCTCGATGATGCCGTCTCCTCATTTGAGAAGAATATGATCATTCATGCTATGAAAAAAGCAGATGGAATCAAAAATCGGGCTGCAAAAATTCTTGGGATAAGTACTAGTGTTTTATACTATAAACTTGAAAAGTATGGTTTAATAAAATGA
- a CDS encoding HAMP domain-containing histidine kinase has product MRLILPTSYYKIKIVSTFSLISAALVILMTWLSYNFVREIYLDQASANLRTLSKITAQQIDKTYLDFLSYGSPSESIKNYFTITFNKYQTANPNSELFIFNSELKVILHSNNSSLEGESNSQLLINRNEILGLEVNQSAVSFPFKGDDNKWYLWGFFKLNEENWLAIRENATKLSKIDDLAKIFILIGFCGVALTFAIGLFVAKSITKPLNKLVKFSSEIGKGNLNADPPRDMHGEIKRLLIEMDQMRKNLFRHQKEKEDILAQIAHEIRNPLGGIELLASLIREDLQRDNRDTRYIDKILGEVNDLKSLITAYLNFSRPEPPKQENVNIASLISELKQFIKNKLDEKNINLSEELTVKEIKFDPFHLKMILLNLISNSIDAISINGSIQITSSNSNGQLQISITDDGVSISDENLKNIFKPFFTTKKDGTGLGLAISQKLCRENNADLLLQKNSSIGCTFTIIKKN; this is encoded by the coding sequence ATGAGATTAATACTTCCGACATCATATTACAAAATAAAAATTGTTTCAACCTTCAGTCTGATTTCCGCTGCGCTGGTAATTTTGATGACATGGCTGAGTTACAATTTTGTTAGAGAAATCTATCTCGACCAAGCATCTGCGAATTTAAGAACATTATCTAAAATCACTGCTCAACAGATAGATAAAACTTATCTCGATTTTTTAAGTTATGGATCTCCTTCCGAGTCGATCAAAAATTATTTTACCATCACTTTTAATAAATATCAAACGGCAAATCCGAATTCGGAATTATTTATCTTTAATTCAGAATTGAAGGTTATCCTACACTCAAACAATTCTTCATTAGAGGGGGAATCTAATTCTCAACTGCTTATAAACCGAAATGAAATACTTGGTCTCGAAGTAAATCAATCTGCAGTCTCTTTTCCATTTAAAGGAGACGATAACAAATGGTACCTTTGGGGATTCTTTAAACTCAACGAAGAAAATTGGCTCGCTATACGTGAAAACGCAACTAAGCTTTCTAAAATTGATGACCTTGCGAAAATTTTTATTCTGATTGGATTTTGCGGAGTAGCTCTAACTTTTGCGATTGGATTATTTGTTGCTAAGTCAATTACAAAACCGTTAAATAAACTTGTTAAATTCAGTTCCGAAATAGGAAAAGGAAATCTTAATGCAGACCCTCCAAGAGACATGCATGGTGAAATAAAACGGTTATTAATTGAGATGGATCAAATGCGAAAAAATCTATTTCGACACCAAAAGGAGAAAGAAGATATTCTCGCACAAATCGCACATGAAATTCGAAATCCGCTTGGCGGAATTGAACTACTTGCTTCATTAATTCGGGAAGACTTGCAGCGTGACAATCGGGATACACGTTACATAGATAAAATTCTCGGCGAGGTCAACGATCTGAAAAGTTTAATAACAGCTTATTTGAATTTCAGTAGACCTGAACCGCCCAAACAAGAAAATGTTAATATTGCCTCCCTTATATCCGAGCTAAAACAATTCATTAAAAATAAACTAGACGAAAAAAATATCAACCTATCCGAGGAACTTACAGTAAAAGAAATTAAATTCGATCCATTTCACTTAAAGATGATACTGCTTAATCTAATTTCGAACAGTATAGATGCAATCTCTATCAATGGTTCAATTCAAATAACCTCATCAAATTCAAACGGACAGTTGCAAATTTCAATAACTGATGATGGAGTTAGTATCAGTGATGAAAACTTGAAGAATATTTTCAAACCTTTTTTTACGACCAAAAAAGATGGTACGGGGTTGGGACTCGCAATCTCCCAAAAACTTTGCCGTGAGAATAATGCTGATCTACTGCTACAAAAAAACTCATCTATAGGATGCACATTCACTATAATTAAAAAAAATTAA